The following coding sequences lie in one Arthrobacter sp. PGP41 genomic window:
- a CDS encoding dynamin family protein yields the protein MAEEGSAGQPTPANAGQLIKLVEQGLQLVGAGDRADLRKRLDQTMARLKDPSIRVIVVGEFKQGKSKLINALVNAPVCPVDDDIATSVPTMVRYGDPASASILVPKDGTDAPDERNVERQPVNIAELAAFVSERGNPGNSKKLVAAEVCLPRRLLTGGLTVIDSPGVGGMGSSHTLTTLTALPMADAMLLVSDASQEYTEPELRFLRQAMRITPSVVGVLSKTDLYPEWRRVEELDRGHLAQVAPDIPLYPVSSDLRLEASRLQDAELNAESGFPVLITYLRNEIVGKAQRLQRRSASQDLLSVTENLRLSLQSELEALENPQGTPRMIAGLELAKAEADDLRKRSARWQITLNDGISDLIADMEYDLRDRLRRIQREAEAAIDQGDPGPTWPQFSKWLEECAAAAISDTFVWTSERAQWLAAQVAEHFAADEVTLPVFRVSDTGDALDPVDEMPTLDDGRINPVQKVLIGMRGSYGGVLMFGLLTGIFGMALINPLSVGAGLLLGRKAFREDQEARLKRRQGEAKALVRRQLDDVTFQVGKQLKDRLRLVQRATRDHFTEIADEHHRSLTDSVSAAQKAATTYALEKDVRIREIKAELKKVDAVSRAAAAVAAEVSAATPRQAGGGQGTARLSTGRPAGAPPVAAVG from the coding sequence GTGGCAGAAGAAGGATCGGCAGGGCAGCCAACGCCGGCAAACGCGGGGCAGCTCATCAAGCTGGTGGAGCAAGGCCTTCAGCTGGTGGGCGCGGGGGACAGGGCGGATCTCCGCAAACGCCTCGACCAAACCATGGCAAGGTTGAAGGACCCGAGTATCCGGGTGATCGTCGTCGGCGAATTCAAGCAGGGCAAGAGCAAACTCATCAATGCCCTGGTCAATGCCCCTGTGTGCCCGGTGGATGACGACATCGCCACCTCCGTCCCCACAATGGTCCGCTACGGCGATCCCGCCTCGGCGAGCATCCTGGTGCCAAAAGACGGTACGGATGCCCCCGACGAAAGAAACGTGGAGCGGCAGCCCGTCAACATCGCCGAACTCGCCGCCTTCGTTTCAGAACGCGGCAACCCAGGCAACAGCAAGAAACTGGTGGCCGCCGAGGTATGCCTTCCTCGCAGGCTACTGACCGGCGGGCTCACCGTTATCGACTCCCCGGGCGTTGGCGGCATGGGATCCTCGCACACCCTGACCACCCTCACCGCACTGCCCATGGCGGATGCCATGCTGCTGGTCAGCGACGCCTCGCAGGAATACACCGAACCGGAACTGCGCTTCCTCCGGCAGGCCATGCGGATCACTCCCAGTGTGGTGGGAGTCCTGTCCAAGACGGACCTTTACCCGGAATGGCGTCGCGTGGAGGAGCTGGACAGGGGCCACCTGGCCCAGGTTGCACCGGACATCCCGCTTTACCCCGTGTCCTCCGACCTGCGGCTTGAGGCTTCCCGGCTGCAGGATGCCGAGCTCAACGCCGAATCGGGCTTCCCGGTGCTGATTACGTACCTGCGGAACGAGATTGTGGGAAAGGCACAGCGCCTCCAGCGGCGTTCGGCGAGCCAGGACCTGCTTTCAGTTACGGAAAACTTGCGGCTCTCGCTGCAGTCCGAGCTTGAAGCCCTCGAGAACCCGCAGGGTACGCCCCGGATGATCGCGGGGCTGGAGTTGGCCAAAGCTGAGGCGGACGATCTGCGGAAACGCTCCGCGCGGTGGCAGATCACCCTCAACGACGGCATCAGCGACCTGATTGCGGACATGGAGTATGACCTCCGGGACAGGCTGCGGCGGATCCAGCGGGAAGCCGAAGCAGCCATTGACCAAGGCGATCCGGGACCCACCTGGCCGCAGTTCTCCAAATGGCTCGAGGAATGCGCGGCGGCCGCCATCTCGGACACCTTCGTGTGGACCAGTGAGCGGGCCCAGTGGCTGGCGGCGCAGGTGGCAGAACACTTCGCTGCGGATGAAGTCACCCTGCCGGTGTTCCGCGTCTCCGACACCGGGGACGCCCTGGACCCCGTGGACGAGATGCCAACGCTCGACGACGGACGCATCAACCCGGTGCAGAAGGTCCTGATCGGCATGCGCGGGTCCTACGGCGGTGTCCTGATGTTCGGTCTCCTGACGGGGATCTTCGGGATGGCTCTGATTAATCCCCTCTCCGTAGGGGCCGGACTGTTGCTGGGGCGCAAAGCGTTCCGGGAAGACCAGGAAGCGCGGCTCAAGCGCCGTCAGGGCGAAGCCAAGGCGTTGGTACGCCGCCAGCTGGACGATGTCACGTTCCAGGTAGGCAAACAGCTGAAGGACCGGCTGCGGCTGGTTCAGCGCGCCACCCGGGACCACTTCACGGAGATCGCGGACGAGCACCACCGTTCGCTGACGGACTCGGTATCGGCAGCGCAAAAGGCAGCCACCACGTACGCCCTCGAAAAGGACGTCCGCATCCGGGAGATCAAGGCGGAGCTTAAGAAGGTTGACGCGGTGTCCCGCGCCGCCGCAGCCGTTGCCGCAGAGGTATCCGCGGCAACGCCCCGCCAAGCGGGCGGGGGCCAGGGCACGGCCCGGCTTTCAACCGGCCGGCCGGCGGGGGCTCCACCAGTGGCGGCCGTGGGATGA
- a CDS encoding LuxR C-terminal-related transcriptional regulator, giving the protein MTGNEIRPVSLLPELNHHGQEPGAAEQMARQLKGENVAVRELLLALSVGFVLPGPLPADLQRRLDSGDVQSLAVLVERAEAAGLLTADGTVVGPAQQALLAVAPTAKVHALQRELVTAYARDGVPLGDFARELARGGLADPRVAAELEHAADKALEHDPALASQLYGEALLAGADEAATAARRAQAAAANGDLDAATRIIDSLLVADDPPDVRRGVDVAAAVWAQRGMLARAADVYSWLGATRIGPSAPLAAVALIGCGNRAGAEALFQPGAPPASPTLLAATLAETGKGIYESVSADPHQALPVLIHASDMFNAANAALPLPETPAAIAALLALHGGEPRLAETVCRSATAAGQGGNAAKPRLFLLQAWSAMQQDKLEDARLAINEASKANHWPLVPRDEFLRAALEVGLARRSGDVPELIMAWERAREAMLHTSVDLYSLLPWGELMITAARLRETRRVAHYLTEAWQLLDRLGDPPLWAVPFHWAAVQAALLSEDPAGLAPHAAALARAARDSHLAAVLAAAGKAWVSVLAGRLTPADVEVAARGLGRVGMPWEGARLAGHAAAKAEERKDMVRLLSCARDLHPQVSPAVNGSSGPAARSTPAPAAEAAGSLQPDGSGLSEREKEVARLVLEGKTYREIGEAIYISPRTAEHHIARMRRRLGAENRSDLLTRLRLALGPEDAAPE; this is encoded by the coding sequence ATGACCGGGAATGAGATCCGGCCGGTGTCCCTGTTGCCGGAGCTGAACCACCACGGGCAGGAGCCCGGCGCCGCCGAGCAGATGGCCCGGCAGCTCAAAGGCGAGAACGTTGCCGTACGCGAATTGCTGCTGGCCCTTTCCGTCGGTTTCGTTTTGCCTGGACCACTGCCAGCGGACCTCCAGCGCAGGCTCGACAGCGGTGACGTGCAAAGCCTTGCCGTCCTCGTGGAACGGGCAGAAGCTGCAGGACTCCTGACGGCGGACGGGACCGTGGTGGGGCCGGCGCAGCAAGCCCTGCTTGCCGTCGCCCCCACCGCCAAGGTCCATGCGCTCCAGCGTGAGCTCGTCACGGCGTACGCCAGGGACGGCGTGCCCCTTGGCGATTTCGCCCGCGAACTGGCACGCGGTGGCCTGGCAGATCCCCGCGTGGCAGCTGAACTCGAGCATGCGGCCGACAAGGCGCTCGAGCATGATCCTGCGCTGGCGTCCCAGCTCTATGGTGAAGCCCTGCTGGCAGGGGCCGACGAAGCAGCGACCGCCGCCCGCCGTGCCCAGGCCGCAGCAGCGAACGGCGACCTGGACGCAGCCACCCGAATCATCGACTCGCTGCTGGTGGCTGACGATCCGCCCGACGTGCGCCGGGGAGTGGACGTGGCCGCAGCAGTCTGGGCCCAGCGCGGTATGCTGGCGCGGGCGGCGGACGTGTACAGCTGGCTGGGGGCCACCCGGATTGGACCATCAGCCCCGCTCGCGGCGGTGGCCCTGATCGGGTGCGGCAACCGGGCCGGCGCGGAAGCACTTTTCCAGCCAGGCGCTCCACCCGCTTCTCCCACCCTCCTGGCTGCCACGTTGGCAGAAACAGGGAAGGGGATCTACGAGTCAGTCAGCGCGGACCCGCACCAGGCACTGCCTGTCCTGATCCATGCCTCGGACATGTTCAACGCGGCAAACGCGGCGCTTCCGCTTCCGGAGACGCCGGCCGCAATCGCTGCCCTCCTGGCACTGCACGGCGGGGAACCGCGGCTGGCGGAAACCGTGTGCCGGTCTGCCACTGCTGCCGGCCAGGGCGGCAATGCCGCGAAGCCCAGGCTTTTCCTGCTTCAGGCCTGGTCTGCCATGCAGCAGGACAAGCTCGAGGATGCCCGGCTCGCAATCAATGAGGCCTCCAAAGCGAACCACTGGCCGCTCGTGCCCAGGGACGAGTTCCTGCGCGCAGCCTTGGAAGTCGGGCTGGCCCGGCGGAGCGGAGACGTGCCGGAACTCATCATGGCGTGGGAGCGGGCCCGTGAAGCAATGCTCCACACGTCGGTGGACCTTTACAGCCTCCTGCCGTGGGGCGAACTGATGATCACGGCGGCCCGGCTCAGGGAGACCCGGCGGGTGGCGCACTACCTCACCGAAGCGTGGCAGCTTCTTGACCGGCTGGGCGATCCGCCGCTGTGGGCCGTGCCCTTCCATTGGGCGGCGGTCCAGGCAGCGTTGCTGAGCGAAGACCCTGCGGGACTCGCTCCCCATGCGGCAGCCCTGGCACGGGCGGCCCGTGACAGCCACCTTGCCGCGGTGCTTGCCGCCGCAGGCAAGGCCTGGGTGTCGGTCTTGGCCGGGAGGCTGACCCCCGCTGATGTGGAGGTCGCTGCCCGGGGGCTCGGCAGGGTGGGGATGCCCTGGGAAGGCGCCAGGCTGGCCGGGCATGCAGCGGCGAAGGCAGAGGAGCGCAAGGACATGGTGCGGCTGCTGTCCTGTGCCAGGGACCTTCATCCCCAGGTCAGTCCGGCAGTCAACGGCTCATCCGGCCCCGCGGCCCGCAGCACCCCTGCCCCCGCCGCTGAAGCGGCCGGCAGCCTGCAGCCGGACGGTTCCGGGCTGAGCGAAAGGGAAAAGGAAGTGGCCCGCCTGGTGCTCGAGGGCAAGACGTACCGCGAGATCGGCGAGGCCATCTACATTTCCCCGCGGACCGCTGAACACCACATCGCCAGGATGCGCCGCCGCCTGGGCGCGGAAAACCGCTCCGACCTGCTGACCAGGCTCCGCCTTGCCTTGGGTCCCGAAGACGCTGCGCCGGAATAA
- a CDS encoding Hsp70 family protein, whose protein sequence is MSYVLAIDVGTSFTAAAVARFDQGTSSSPECLPLGIRGTSVPSVLFYPEEGPILVGEAAERRGLDFPARVVREFKRRVGDAVPISVGTLSLPAEDVFATMARWVADRAEEREGAPPSEIILTHPAAWGSHRTSLLKEALAARNLQDVALVTEPEAAALHYASQVRVEEGSTIAVYDLGGGTFDTAVLRKAGSNRFDLLGRPEGIENLGGADFDAAVLRYVAGNTGGALSSLDTSDPGARAALARLQRECVEAKEALSADSEASISVLLPGFQQQVRLVRSEFEALIDEPIRDTVDALEQSLADLKLAPADLSAVLLIGGSSRIPLVAQIVSEQLDRPIAVDADPKSSICLGAAAAAVLAREAAAAEIAAQAAAEAGPAAAPEGAAPGHVPGRPASWSRKSTTAAGAMAGAAGQGAAHGQHGHRGGAHAPKPTVRLTAIAAAAAAFTVLSATAAQSPEGLSSLTSIFTPKADAAPEKDSSSAGSGGGGTGGAAAAGAGAEAQEPARGIEASASTKDSAPGTVGLEVAASPTSRPASSADGELAAAGSGVTGALDTAPGTTAAPGAGAGGVTEPLAAPAAPAGSTDPVPGTSEPVPGETGTASPVPVDPPATEEPPPPVTEEPPPPVTEEPPPATEEPSPLVTEEPPPPVAEEPPPPVTEEPSPPAPEPTASMATESAPATDPATAAEPAV, encoded by the coding sequence ATGAGCTACGTTCTGGCCATTGACGTCGGGACCAGCTTCACTGCTGCTGCCGTTGCACGCTTTGATCAAGGAACTTCTTCGTCTCCCGAGTGCCTGCCACTGGGAATCCGTGGAACCTCGGTACCCTCCGTGCTGTTTTACCCGGAGGAAGGCCCCATCCTGGTGGGGGAAGCTGCGGAACGCCGCGGCCTTGATTTCCCGGCCCGGGTGGTGCGGGAATTCAAGCGCCGGGTGGGCGACGCCGTGCCGATCTCCGTGGGCACGCTCTCCCTGCCGGCCGAGGACGTCTTCGCCACCATGGCCCGCTGGGTGGCGGACCGCGCGGAGGAACGCGAGGGGGCGCCGCCGTCGGAAATCATCCTGACCCACCCGGCCGCCTGGGGCAGCCACCGCACCTCGCTCCTGAAGGAAGCCCTGGCCGCCAGGAACCTGCAGGACGTTGCCCTGGTGACGGAGCCGGAAGCTGCAGCCCTGCATTACGCCTCCCAGGTGCGGGTGGAAGAGGGAAGTACCATCGCGGTCTACGACCTTGGCGGCGGAACCTTTGACACAGCGGTCCTGCGGAAGGCCGGCAGCAACCGTTTTGACCTGCTGGGCCGCCCTGAGGGCATCGAAAACCTCGGGGGAGCCGACTTTGATGCGGCGGTCCTGCGCTACGTTGCAGGGAATACCGGCGGCGCCCTCTCCAGCCTCGACACGTCCGATCCCGGGGCCCGTGCGGCGCTGGCCAGGCTGCAGCGCGAATGCGTGGAAGCCAAGGAAGCGCTCTCCGCGGACAGTGAAGCCAGCATCTCCGTCCTGCTGCCGGGATTCCAGCAGCAGGTGCGCCTGGTCAGGTCCGAGTTCGAGGCACTGATCGACGAGCCCATCCGGGACACGGTGGACGCGCTGGAACAGTCCCTGGCCGACTTGAAGCTGGCACCGGCGGATCTTTCCGCCGTGCTCCTCATTGGCGGGTCCTCGAGGATCCCCCTCGTTGCGCAGATAGTCTCCGAACAGCTGGACCGCCCCATCGCCGTCGACGCTGATCCCAAGTCCTCCATCTGCCTCGGTGCTGCCGCCGCGGCTGTCCTGGCGCGGGAGGCGGCCGCCGCCGAGATTGCGGCGCAGGCGGCGGCGGAAGCGGGCCCCGCCGCGGCACCTGAAGGCGCCGCACCGGGCCACGTACCCGGGCGGCCGGCGAGCTGGTCCCGGAAGAGCACGACGGCGGCAGGCGCCATGGCTGGAGCCGCAGGGCAGGGTGCCGCGCACGGCCAGCACGGACACCGGGGCGGTGCTCACGCGCCGAAGCCTACGGTGCGGCTGACCGCCATCGCGGCCGCTGCTGCCGCGTTCACTGTCCTCTCGGCCACCGCGGCCCAGAGCCCCGAGGGCCTGAGCAGCCTGACATCCATCTTTACCCCCAAAGCGGACGCCGCCCCCGAGAAGGATTCTTCCTCAGCCGGTTCCGGTGGCGGCGGAACCGGAGGCGCGGCAGCGGCCGGTGCCGGCGCGGAGGCGCAGGAACCTGCCAGGGGCATCGAAGCCAGTGCCAGCACGAAGGACTCCGCCCCGGGCACCGTGGGCCTGGAAGTGGCAGCCTCGCCCACCAGCAGGCCGGCGTCCAGCGCCGACGGGGAGCTGGCGGCTGCGGGCTCCGGCGTCACGGGCGCCCTTGACACCGCTCCCGGTACGACTGCCGCCCCGGGAGCTGGTGCAGGTGGAGTGACGGAGCCCCTGGCCGCTCCCGCCGCCCCTGCCGGTAGTACTGATCCTGTTCCGGGAACAAGCGAGCCAGTGCCAGGTGAAACGGGGACGGCGAGCCCTGTCCCGGTGGACCCGCCTGCGACCGAGGAGCCACCGCCGCCTGTGACGGAGGAACCGCCTCCCCCGGTGACCGAGGAGCCCCCGCCTGCGACGGAGGAGCCATCTCCCCTGGTGACGGAGGAGCCACCGCCGCCTGTGGCGGAGGAACCCCCTCCGCCCGTAACGGAGGAGCCGTCGCCTCCGGCACCGGAGCCCACGGCGTCCATGGCCACGGAGTCCGCGCCAGCCACCGATCCGGCCACGGCCGCTGAACCGGCGGTTTGA
- a CDS encoding IniB N-terminal domain-containing protein, whose amino-acid sequence MTLANDLVQFLMHLFGDRQAAQDFLDDPEKVLEDHGLGEVCSADVDAAMPVVLDYAPVTTNTSRFDREYNTGGNTSWTGHIGGGGAGYTPPAGGGGGGHHDHDDHAHAVQQLHHVVNNYSYTSTVDDRDNIVDQSVNQNIWAEGDVEQWFDNDSVIASGDRSVAAGDDAYVRDSNNISDSYNTDNSTDNSTDNSVHAGGDVNIGNEKTDIDDSFNTDLDVDVADSFNDNSDNSVNDSYNDNSETSTELDVAVEDSFNDNSDNSVDNTDNSITETNTTEVAIEDSFQDNSTAETNTTEVAIEDSFQDNSTAETNTTEVAIEDSFQDNSETELTHTEDNSTNADVYVEDSEVNTAIDDSVAG is encoded by the coding sequence ATGACACTCGCAAACGATCTCGTCCAGTTCCTGATGCACCTCTTCGGCGACCGCCAAGCCGCACAGGACTTCCTGGACGATCCCGAGAAGGTTCTGGAAGACCACGGCCTCGGTGAAGTCTGCTCCGCAGATGTGGATGCCGCAATGCCTGTAGTCCTGGACTACGCGCCAGTCACCACCAACACCTCCCGGTTCGACCGCGAGTACAACACCGGCGGCAACACGTCCTGGACCGGCCACATCGGCGGTGGCGGCGCCGGATATACTCCTCCTGCGGGTGGCGGCGGGGGCGGACACCACGACCACGATGATCACGCCCACGCGGTCCAGCAGCTCCACCATGTGGTGAACAACTACTCCTACACCTCAACGGTGGATGACCGGGACAACATCGTTGACCAGTCCGTCAACCAGAACATCTGGGCCGAGGGCGACGTTGAGCAGTGGTTCGACAACGACTCCGTCATCGCCTCCGGGGACCGTTCCGTCGCAGCGGGCGACGACGCATACGTCCGGGACTCCAATAACATCAGCGATTCCTACAACACGGACAATTCCACCGACAACTCCACGGACAACTCGGTCCACGCCGGCGGCGACGTCAACATCGGCAACGAGAAGACGGACATCGACGACTCCTTCAACACCGACCTCGATGTCGATGTGGCTGATTCGTTCAACGACAACTCGGATAACTCCGTCAACGACTCCTACAACGACAACTCGGAGACCTCCACCGAGCTGGATGTCGCCGTCGAGGATTCCTTCAACGACAACTCCGACAACAGTGTGGACAACACGGACAACTCAATCACGGAGACCAACACCACCGAGGTTGCGATCGAGGACTCGTTCCAGGACAACTCCACCGCGGAGACCAACACCACCGAGGTTGCGATCGAGGACTCGTTCCAGGACAACTCCACCGCGGAGACCAACACCACCGAGGTTGCGATCGAAGACTCGTTCCAGGACAACTCCGAGACCGAGTTGACCCACACCGAGGACAACTCCACCAACGCAGACGTGTACGTGGAAGACAGCGAGGTCAACACGGCCATCGACGATTCAGTCGCCGGCTAG